In Sphingomonas sp. SUN019, one genomic interval encodes:
- a CDS encoding iron ABC transporter permease, with the protein MTRTAKLALLGALVVVLFGASLIAGKVWVPLDAWASPDPRWPIIVELRLPRAVLAVLIGSVLGLSGAVLQGYLRNPLADPAVVGVSSAAALGAVAAILLGWSSGVGVFACAMIAAGSAMALLVALTWRAESPVAFILAGTVLASLAGALTAFLISLAPDPYAVAEVIDWLMGALTDRTWDDLTRGAPWMVAGAGLLLATGRALDALTLGEAAARSLGVRLGRVQALVVAGTGLAVGASVAVTGVVGFVGLVVPHLLRPLFGHKPSALLLPSALGGAALVLAADTLCRLAPGAGEVRLGVAMALIGAPFFLALLLKGRWS; encoded by the coding sequence GTGACGCGCACCGCCAAACTCGCGCTGCTCGGCGCGCTGGTGGTCGTCCTGTTCGGCGCGTCGCTGATCGCAGGCAAGGTCTGGGTGCCGCTCGACGCCTGGGCGTCGCCCGATCCGCGCTGGCCGATCATCGTCGAGCTCCGCCTGCCGCGCGCGGTGCTGGCGGTGCTGATCGGCAGTGTGCTCGGGCTGTCGGGGGCGGTGCTGCAGGGGTATCTGCGCAATCCGCTGGCCGATCCGGCGGTGGTCGGCGTGTCGTCCGCCGCCGCGCTCGGCGCGGTCGCGGCGATCCTGCTCGGGTGGTCGAGCGGCGTCGGGGTGTTCGCGTGTGCGATGATCGCAGCGGGGAGCGCGATGGCGCTGCTGGTGGCGCTGACGTGGCGCGCGGAAAGCCCGGTGGCGTTCATCCTGGCCGGCACGGTGCTGGCGAGTCTCGCGGGCGCGCTGACCGCGTTTCTCATCAGCCTGGCCCCCGATCCCTATGCGGTGGCCGAAGTGATCGACTGGCTGATGGGGGCGCTGACCGACCGGACGTGGGATGACCTGACGCGCGGGGCGCCGTGGATGGTCGCGGGGGCGGGGTTGCTGCTGGCGACGGGCCGGGCGCTGGATGCGCTGACGCTGGGCGAGGCGGCGGCGCGGTCGCTCGGCGTACGGCTGGGGCGCGTACAGGCTTTGGTGGTCGCGGGGACTGGCCTCGCGGTCGGGGCGAGCGTGGCGGTGACCGGGGTGGTCGGGTTCGTCGGGCTGGTCGTGCCGCATCTGTTGCGCCCATTGTTCGGGCACAAGCCGTCGGCGCTGCTGCTCCCCAGCGCACTGGGCGGCGCGGCGCTGGTGCTCGCCGCCGACACGCTCTGCCGCCTCGCGCCGGGCGCTGGGGAGGTGCGGCTGGGGGTGGCGATGGCGCTCATCGGCGCGCCGTTCTTCCTCGCACTGCTGCTGAAGGGGCGCTGGTCGTGA
- a CDS encoding TonB-dependent siderophore receptor, protein MLKYLPIAAALAAPPVLAQSISEDDVIVTATRVAQDAREVGQAVTVIDRAEIETRQTTALSDLLATTPGVTVTRNGGVGGFTGVRIRGAEAEQTLVVIDGVRVNDPSSPGGGFDFANLLSGSVDRVEILRGPNSVPWGSQALGGVVNIVTMQPTENIRVRANAEYGYADSVFANAGVAGSKGAVSGALNAGYLRTDGISSAASGTERDGYRQYGASGKLGVEFAPGVSLDLRGYWADSRVEIDGFPPPTFAFADTGEYSTTQELYGYAGLNAEFGALKNRIAFTIADIDRDNFDPAFGNAPSFIGRGRSERYEYQGEFRPVDAVRVVAGVERENSRFADGFDRFSTGITSVYGQLIVKPLEPLTLTGGARHDDHDQYGGETTFGANAALALGAGTTLRASYGEGFKAPTLFQLYSDFGFRDLQPERARNFDAGVEQAFLGGRARVSVTYFNRRTRNQIDFDLGTFTYRNIARTAADGVEFALALKPVDSVTFSANYTYMDANNRSAGANFGNLLPRRASDSVTANIDWRTPWGPALGATVTHVGDTFDNIGNTVRLDGYVLASLRAELPIGDKLSLYGRVENLFDEQYQTVSGYGTYGRAAYGGVRVKLD, encoded by the coding sequence ATGCTGAAATATCTGCCTATCGCCGCCGCGCTCGCCGCGCCGCCGGTACTCGCGCAATCCATCTCCGAAGACGACGTGATCGTCACCGCCACCCGCGTCGCGCAGGACGCGCGCGAAGTGGGGCAGGCGGTCACCGTCATCGACCGCGCCGAGATCGAGACGCGCCAGACCACGGCGCTGTCCGACCTGCTCGCCACCACGCCCGGCGTCACCGTCACGCGCAACGGCGGCGTCGGCGGCTTCACCGGCGTGCGTATCCGCGGGGCGGAGGCCGAACAGACGTTGGTCGTGATCGACGGCGTGCGCGTCAACGATCCGTCCTCGCCCGGCGGCGGGTTCGATTTCGCCAATCTGCTCAGCGGATCGGTCGATCGCGTGGAGATCCTGCGCGGGCCGAATTCGGTGCCGTGGGGCAGCCAGGCGTTGGGCGGCGTCGTCAACATCGTCACCATGCAGCCGACCGAGAACATCCGCGTCCGCGCCAACGCCGAATATGGCTATGCCGACAGCGTGTTCGCCAATGCCGGGGTCGCGGGGTCGAAGGGCGCGGTGTCGGGCGCGTTGAACGCGGGTTATCTGCGCACCGACGGCATTTCCTCGGCCGCCAGTGGGACCGAGCGTGACGGCTATCGTCAATATGGCGCGAGCGGAAAGCTGGGCGTTGAATTCGCGCCGGGCGTCAGCCTCGATCTGCGCGGATACTGGGCCGACAGCCGGGTGGAGATCGACGGCTTCCCGCCGCCCACCTTCGCCTTCGCCGATACGGGCGAATATTCGACCACGCAGGAACTGTACGGCTATGCCGGGCTGAACGCGGAATTCGGCGCGCTGAAGAACCGCATCGCCTTCACCATCGCCGACATCGACCGCGACAATTTCGATCCCGCGTTCGGCAACGCGCCGTCGTTCATCGGCCGCGGCCGCAGCGAACGATATGAGTATCAGGGCGAATTTCGTCCCGTGGATGCGGTGCGCGTGGTCGCCGGGGTGGAGCGCGAGAACAGCCGTTTCGCCGACGGCTTCGATCGTTTCTCGACCGGGATCACCAGCGTCTACGGCCAGTTGATCGTGAAGCCGCTCGAACCGCTGACGCTGACCGGCGGCGCGCGCCACGACGACCACGATCAATATGGCGGCGAGACGACGTTCGGCGCGAACGCCGCGCTGGCGCTCGGCGCCGGCACCACGCTGCGCGCGAGCTACGGCGAGGGGTTCAAGGCCCCGACCCTGTTCCAGCTCTACAGCGATTTCGGCTTCCGCGACCTGCAGCCCGAACGCGCGCGCAATTTCGATGCGGGCGTCGAACAGGCGTTCCTGGGCGGCCGCGCGCGCGTGTCGGTGACGTATTTCAACCGCCGCACGCGCAACCAGATCGATTTCGACCTCGGCACCTTCACCTATCGCAACATCGCGCGCACCGCGGCCGATGGCGTGGAGTTTGCGCTGGCGCTCAAACCCGTCGACAGCGTCACCTTCAGCGCCAACTACACGTACATGGACGCCAACAACCGCAGCGCAGGCGCAAACTTCGGCAACCTTCTGCCACGCCGGGCGAGCGACAGCGTGACCGCGAACATCGACTGGCGCACGCCGTGGGGACCGGCGCTGGGCGCGACGGTAACCCACGTCGGCGACACCTTCGACAACATCGGCAACACCGTCCGCCTCGACGGTTATGTGCTGGCGAGCCTGCGCGCCGAACTCCCGATCGGCGACAAACTGTCGCTCTACGGCCGGGTCGAGAATTTGTTCGACGAACAATATCAGACCGTTTCGGGTTATGGCACCTACGGCCGCGCGGCCTATGGCGGCGTGCGCGTGAAGCTCGACTGA
- a CDS encoding ABC transporter substrate-binding protein, whose translation MRLAIPLLLLLAACSPPVRQGGIVSTNPCADAILVRLVAPDRIAALSHYSHDPSSTSLPLSVARRFPATGGTAEEVIALRPELILTSTFTPAATRAAYAKAGLRTLVLDSPTTVAASKRQVMQIADAVSARSRGEAMVQVIDQSLLPRRKPGSSYDPLATGPRPSPGGEDSDPSALLFIAGDLANGSGTLLDDLLRRAGFRNAATDYGLTYTGTIPIETLAASPPDVIIASGDGRTADLRRKLMPDTPQASFDRRLVNCGGPSIPPALARLRAIRASL comes from the coding sequence ATGCGCCTGGCGATCCCGCTCCTGCTGCTGCTGGCTGCCTGTTCGCCGCCCGTGCGGCAGGGCGGGATCGTCTCAACCAACCCGTGCGCCGACGCGATTCTGGTCCGGCTGGTCGCGCCCGACCGGATCGCCGCGCTCAGCCATTATTCGCATGATCCCTCAAGCACTTCGCTCCCGTTGTCGGTCGCCCGCCGCTTCCCCGCGACCGGCGGAACGGCGGAGGAAGTGATCGCGCTACGCCCCGAACTGATCCTCACCTCCACCTTCACCCCCGCCGCCACCCGCGCGGCCTATGCGAAGGCCGGGCTCAGGACGTTGGTGCTGGATTCCCCGACGACGGTGGCGGCGAGCAAGCGTCAGGTCATGCAGATTGCTGACGCCGTCAGCGCACGCTCGCGGGGCGAAGCAATGGTCCAAGTCATCGACCAATCGCTACTTCCCCGGCGAAAGCCGGGGTCCAGTTACGATCCGCTGGCAACTGGACCCCGGCCTTCGCCGGGGGGGGAAGACAGTGATCCATCAGCATTATTGTTCATCGCCGGCGACCTGGCGAACGGCTCGGGCACCTTGCTCGACGACCTCCTGCGGCGCGCCGGTTTCCGCAATGCCGCGACGGATTACGGCCTGACCTATACCGGCACGATCCCGATCGAGACGCTCGCAGCCAGCCCGCCCGATGTCATCATCGCCAGCGGCGACGGTCGGACCGCTGACCTTCGCCGCAAGCTGATGCCCGACACGCCGCAGGCCAGCTTCGACCGCCGCCTCGTAAATTGCGGCGGCCCGTCGATCCCGCCCGCGCTGGCGCGGTTGCGCGCGATCCGGGCGTCGTTGTGA